From one Mya arenaria isolate MELC-2E11 chromosome 4, ASM2691426v1 genomic stretch:
- the LOC128231444 gene encoding leukocyte receptor cluster member 1 homolog, with product MNILPHKSWHVRTKKNIERVRRDEAKAADEEKERQRKIALAEQEARTDLLRKRARDKDGTAIEDSANKRRRIEETPGNSSLAEPSGDRLVAPGSSSIAETSRDLYTATGHINFFKELEAGEEKQGTNKDHEAEKAAEKEKWEKDIGLLTYLGQSAVETQEKTPWYLAKRKELTKEEKFDVKDRKLKESHDPLRQMSSYLHTKHKHTDRHKDSSHTKKHKKKKNKDKEKHRKSSSSSKTIEQLRAERLKREQMERQKVRDMFSGQGSKVKDIEEPISERDRGYNSQFNPEFVRKPKRKRPHEFTDRY from the exons atgaatattttaccacataaaag CTGGCATGTACGCACAAAGAAGAATATTGAGCGTGTACGAAGAGATGAGGCAAAAGCAGCAGATGAGGAGAAAGAAAGGCAAAGAAAGATAGCTCTTGCT GAACAAGAGGCTAGAACAGACTTGCTACGAAAAAGGGCCAGAGACAAAGATGGAACAGCCATTGAAGACTCAGCCAACAAAAGACGAAGAATTGAAGAAA CTCCTGGCAACAGCAGTCTTGCAGAACCATCTGGTGACCGTCTTGTAGCCCCTGGCAGTAGCAGTATCGCAGAAACATCCAGAGACCTCTACACCGCCACAGGGCACATCAATTTCTTCAAGGAACTTGAGGCAGGG GAGGAGAAACAAGGGACCAATAAGGATCATGAGGCGGAGAAAGCTGCGGAGAAAGAGAAGTGGGAGAAGGATATAGGCCTGCTTACATACCTCGGCCAGAGTGCTGTTGAGACACAAG AGAAAACACCCTGGTACCTTGCAAAAAGAAAAGAATTGACTAAAGAGGAGAAATT TGATGTAAAGGACCGTAAGTTAAAGGAGAGCCATGATCCACTGAGACAGATGTCCTCGTACCTGCACACCAAACACAAGCACACGGACAGACACAAA GACAGTTCACACACGAAAAAgcataaaaagaagaaaaacaaggACAAAGAAAAACATAGAAAGAGTTCATCATCCAGTAAAACCATCGAACAGCTGCGTGCAGAGAGGTTAAAACGTGAGCAGATGGAGAGACAGAAGGTCAGAGATATGTTCTCTGGtcaggggtcaaaggtcaaggacattGAAGAGCCAATCAGTGAGAGGGACAGGGGATATAACTCTCAGTTTAACCCAGAATTTGTGAGAAAACCAAAACGTAAAAGACCTCATGAGTTCACTGATagatattaa
- the LOC128231443 gene encoding uncharacterized protein LOC128231443, giving the protein MEKQDDVEKLTGIIFTALSTEHVPLSLDEICLRNKHLRKRRTATQNVLNTFVNNDICMIINQKYILIENAEKSEHTYQTQLSNQLSSLEVDGDLTSSFSEGTNHSRELPRVEARGGQATGPRHQRAMEKCSMDMAVAVRSNSTVQRHISEKSLVPCDSPEVRQYIDILQSINDFMMKQSLPLKAKDIAQGTKLGQSRTSVNRYLYCLEKKGILTVNDKREWTFSRAITGDEMEVCAAQLAKKPSSSSSSTSTLSSSLPSSTSTAGGPGARCPCPNAGPRCTHNHYEVHQHIHKHEHHIQVGDNNAMYTNSPHEGQPNYRLQ; this is encoded by the exons ATGGAAAAGCAAGATGATGTTGAAA AGTTGACCGGCATTATTTTCACAGCATTAAGTACAGAGCATGTTCCTTTAAGTCTAGATGAAATCTGCCTGAGAAACAAACATCTGAGAAAGCGGAGAACTGCTACACAAAATGTGCTGAATACATTTgtcaacaatgatatatgtatgaTTATCAACCAAAAATATATCCTTATAGAGAATGCTGAGAAATCAG AGCACACATATCAAACACAACTAAGTAACCAACTAAGTAGCCTTGAGGTGGATGGTGACTTGACTTCCAGTTTTTCAG AGGGGACAAATCACAGCAGAGAGTTGCCCCGGGTTGAGGCTAGAGGGGGTCAGGCCACAGGGCCCAGGCATCAAAGGGCAATGGAGAAGTGCAGCATGGATATGGCAGTGGCTGTCAGATCAAATA GTACTGTTCAACGTCACATTTCTGAAAAGTCCTTGGTTCCTTGTGATTCGCCAGAAGTCAGGCAGTATATAG atattttacaGTCAATAAATGACTTCATGATGAAACAGTCTCTCCCCTTAAAGGCTAAGGACATTGCCCAGGGAACCAAGCTTGGACAATCACGAACTAGTGTCAACCGCTATCTGTACTGTTTAGAGAAAAAGGGAATACTAACTGTTAATGATAAAAGAGAATGGACATTTTCTCGTGCAATAACAG GTGATGAGATGGAGGTGTGTGCAGCTCAGCTGGCTAAGAAaccatcgtcatcatcatcatcaacgtcaaCGTTGTCATCATCATTGCCATCATCGACATCAACAGCAG GTGGTCCAGGCGCAAGATGCCCATGCCCGAATGCTGGTCCCAGATGCACCCACAACCATTACGAGGTCCACCAGCACATCCACAAGCACGAACACCACATACAGGTTGGAGACAACAATGCCATGTACACGAACTCACCACACG AGGGCCAGCCAAACTATAGACTCCAGTGA
- the LOC128229653 gene encoding mediator of RNA polymerase II transcription subunit 19-like: MNDQMRRPEQISPKSSPRGSISPAYQRPDSSGTLKTTISLGKVPSVIHSGPFYLMKEMPISTAEKTELTGCTNLIDYHGLEHTYNKFCNKKGKEELSSFLPHLPGYIDAPGIQDNSSLHSLIEKPPITGKEMNLLSNTALASFRLHPGPLPEQYKFMSQMPTKKKHKHKRKRESTANGSIPESADNADGGSHEKPAKHKKGGKSAEESSKEKEKKDSKKRNKKKKKKGREKDEDPAS; encoded by the exons ATGAATGACCAAATGCGAAGACCGGAGCAAATTTCTCCTAAATCTAGCCCTCGTGGCTCAATTTCTCCGGCATATCAAAGGCCAGATTCATCAGGAACTTTGAAGACAACCATCAGCTTAGGAAAAGTCCCTTCAGTGATTCATTCGGGTCCATTTTACTTGATGAAAGAAATGCCAATTTCTACTGCGg AGAAGACAGAGTTGACGGGCTGTACAAACTTGATAGACTACCATGGCCTTGAACACACCTACAATAAGTTTTGCAACAAGAAAGGCAAAGAGGAGCTGAGTTCTTTCCTGCCTCATCTCCCTGGCTATATTGATGCTCCCGGAATACAAGATAACAG TTCCTTGCACTCCCTGATAGAGAAGCCTCCGATCACTGGCAAGGAGATGAACCTGTTGTCCAACACAGCCCTCGCCAGTTTCAGACTCCATCCTGGCCCG TTACCGGAGCAGTATAAGTTCATGAGTCAGATGCCCACGAAGaagaaacacaaacacaaacggAAACGAGAGTCTACAGCTAATGGTAGCATTCCTGAATCAGCCG ATAATGCTGATGGTGGGTCACACGAGAAGCCCGCAAAGCACAAGAAGGGCGGGAAGAGTGCAGAGGAGAGCAGCAAGGAGAAGGAGAAGAAAGATAGCAAGAAGAGgaacaagaagaagaaaaagaagggCAGGGAGAAAGATGAAG ATCCAGCATCATGA